The Flavobacterium commune genome contains the following window.
GGTAATGCTCAAGGATTTTCTGTTAAAAAAACGCCCTAAAAAAATATTTATCCCTACTTTTGCATTCGGAAACAAAAAAGCACTTTTTGAAGTCATTATTTAGCATAGTACTTTCTATTCTTTTACTACTACCCTCTTTTGGTAGTTTCTTTGTTTACACCTCATTCAAACTCAATCAGGACGAAATAGCAAAAACCATTTGTGTACAACGAAAATTGGTAAACAACAGTTGTAATGGTCGATGCGAATTGCAAAAAAGCCTTAAAAAATACGACGACAACGAAAAAAAGATGCAAAACAATCTGGATAACAAAGTAGATTTAGTTTTCATTCAAAACATTGTTTTCGCTGATTTTAAAACAATCACAGTTACACCTATAGAAAAACCTAACTTCTATACTCTGGAAAAGAAAACCGTTTCGGTTACTCTTTCTTCCTTTCGACCTCCTTCCTATTTGATATAAATTCTAAAATCGCTTTTCAATACTTATTGAACTGACTTTTCTTGGATGAAATCCAAGAAATCAATCCTATTTTTAAAATTTATATCATTTAAAATGAAAAATATATTCTTGGCTTTCCTTATCATAAGCCAATTTGTTCTTGCTCAAAACAAAAATAAAATCGATACCACTAAAGTTGTAGAATTAGACAATGTTTTTGTAACTGCCAATCGTACTGCCACACAACGTAAGGAAACCCCAGTTGCCATTAGCAAATTAACCGCTAAAACCATCAACGAAACCAAGGCTGTAGCTGCTTATGAACTGGTAAATAAAACTCCCGGAGCGTTAATGGTAAATCTGGGAAACGAACAACACATGATGGCTATTCGCCAACCTATGACTACTAATGCTTATTATTTATACCTTGAAGACGGTTTGCCTATTCGTCCCATGGGAATTTTTAATCACAACGCTTTATTAGAAATCAATCAGTTCAATCTGGAAAGTATCGAAGTGGTTAAAGGCCCTGTTTCATCACTTTATGGTCCTGAAGCTGTAGGCGGAACGATTAATTTGATTTCACAAAAACCTTCTTTTAATCCCGAATTCAAATTTGGTATTCAGGCTGATCAATGGGGATACAAAAGATTTCAGGCTGCCGGTGGAGCTACCATTGGAAAAATTGGTTTTCATATTGCAGGAATTTCCAGCTTACAGGAAAACGGCTGGATGACTTTTTCAGATTACAACAAAGACAATTTGAACATCCGAATTGATTACAATATCAATCCAAATACCCGATTAATCAGCAATACGATGTGGGGAAAATACTATTCGGATATGAGTGGTGGTGTTAATGAAAATGATTTTTACAATCGGGATTACAAAAGTACTTCTGATTTCACCTATAGAAAATCGGATGCTTTGCGCACCAGATTGACACTGGAACACGACTGGAATGAAAACGCAAGTAGCTATTTGACGGCTTATCACAGAGACAATAAACTAGGACAAAATCCTTCTTATGGAATTCGCTGGAGTGCCGATCCAACTAAAAAAGATATTTATTATCCAACGCAAAATAACAATCCTGAATTAGCCTATGGAGAAATCAATTCGAATAATTTTAAAAGTTACGGACTTGTTGGACAACACACTCAAAAATTTGACTTCCTAAACACAAAATTGGTTGCGGGAGCACTTTATGATTTTTCGCCGGTAAGCTATTGGGCATACCGAACGGATTTAAAAGCCAACTTAAATCCGGGTGGATTGACCGTAAACAATTATGAAGTGATAGCCGAACGTCCTGATGTAAAAATATCCGATTATACTGCTGATATTTATAATGCTGCCGGATATGCACAATTGAGTTTTAATCCTTTCGAAAAATTTATTATATCATTAGGTGGTCGTTACGACAATATGAAAGTGGATTATACCAACGCTTTAGACCAATCTACAGGTGATAAAATATATGATCGATTTACGTTTAAAGTTGGAGCTAATTACAATCCGTTTGACAATGCCGGATTTTATGGCAATTATTCACAGGGATTTTCACCGCCCAACATCACTTCGATTTTTAGAGCCAAACCCCGAACTGGTGGAATCACAGGAATTCCGGCTGAGTTTTATTACAATTTAAAACCGGCTACTTTTGAAAATTATGAAATTGGAGGCTGGATTTCTTTGTTTGAAAACAAATTAAATTTTGACTATGCCCTGTATTACATGGATGGTAAAAACGAATTATTAAATGTCAGACTGGAAAACAATGATACCGACTATCGTTCGGCCGGAGAAACACGCCATAAGGGAATTGAATTTGGAGTAAGCTACAAACCCTCACAACAAATAAATTTCAGATTAGGAGGAACTTACGCACAACATACCTTTATTGATTTTCAAGTTTCGGACAAATCTACTGATGCTTTACAAAATCTAAACGGAAAAGAAATGCCTAATGCACCCAGATGGTCCGGTAATTCAGAAATCAGTTATTACCCAAATTGGTTACCCAATTTCAGAACTGCCCTCGAATGGCAACTTGTAAGCAGTTATTACCAAGACCAGGTTAACACTGTAAAATATTCGGGTTACGATGTCTTTAATTTTAGAGCCGGCTACCAATGGAAAGGCATTGAAATTTACGGAAACATCATCAACTTAACCGATAAATTATATGCTTACAACGTATCCAGGGCTAACCTTAGCACATCACAACCTGCTTATTTGGCAGCTGCTCCCAGAACTTTTTTATTGGGAATACAATATAATTTTTCATTAAAAAAATAATTTCAACAACTTAAAAAATTAAACCATTAAGAAATTAAGAAAATTTAAGTTTTAAGCTTAACTTCTTAATGATGAATATCCTAAAATGAGCAAGAAAAACAACAAGAAGAAAGACTCTAAAATAGTCAAAAAAATCAAACAGAATATGTACCAATGGCATCGTACCATTGGGATTATCACCATCATTCCTGTTATTTTCTGGACTTTATCAGGACTGATGCACCCGTTTATGGCGCATTTTTTCAAACCTGAAATTGCTAATGATAAATTAGCTTTTGAAACTATTGCACAAGAAAAATTACCGCTTTCTATTCAGGAAGTTTTAGAAAAAAACAAAATTCAGCAGTTTGTCAATTTCCGAATTGTTTCTTTTAACAATACTACTTTTTATCAGGTAAAAAACCTGATTGGCGATTTATTGTATTTTGACACTTCAAACGGAAAAGAACTCAAAAACGGAGACGAAATCTATGCCGAATGGTTGTCACGTTATTTCTTAGACGATCAAAAAAGCACTGTAAAAAAGAGCGAAATCATCACCGAATTTGACAATCAGTACAAATATGTCAATCGTTATTTGCCAGTTTACAAAGTAACTCTGGATCGTGCTGATACTATGGAAGTGTATGTAGAAACTTCATCCAGTAAATTAGCCACTTACAATCCTACATCGAGACAATTTTTCATTTGGTTTTTTGATGTTTTTCACAACTGGTCGTTTATCGATGCTATCAGTAACAATAGTATCCGTATTATCACGATGATTTTCTTGTTGTCTATCATTGGATTTTCGGCCATTAGCGGTATTGTGATTTATGGATTTTTCTGGAAACAGTTCAAAAAAACAGACAGCTTAGAGTCTAAAAAAGGCATCCGAAAATACCATCGCCAAATTGGGATTTGGGTTTCGCTTTTCACGCTAACCTTTGCTTTTAGCGGTGCTTATCACGCTACAACCAAATGGGACCCTTACACGCTGGATCAAATGGTTTACGAGCCAACTTTTAAAACCAAGGAAATTGGATTAGCGAATAACAAACTCGATTTAGACTGGAATCGTTTTCAAAATGCGAGTCTTATAAGCTTTAATGACAGCATTTATTACCGTTGTCAACTGGAAGAAAAAGAAACCGGGAAATTCAAAAAACCAAAACCGGATTCGAATTCGAAATGGAATAAAAAAGAAGGTCCAAAAACTGAAGTAGTCTATATCAATGCTACAACAAACAAAATTGTTCCAAATCTGGACTTACAATACGCTGAATTTCTGGCCTTTTATTTTACCGATGGTGCTCCAAAAGCTGCTTGTTGCGAAATGATGTCTCCGGAAATCCCCGATGAATCTGAAGTTTCATTAGAAAACGTAAAATTATTAGAATCGAAGGTGATTACTAATTTTGAAAACCGGGAATACGGTTTTGTCAACAAACGCCTGCCTGTAATAAAACTGGCTTATGACACTCCCGGGAAAACAACTTATTTTATAGAAACCGCAACATCAAGATTAGCCGCCATCGTAAAAAACTCAGATATGGTTGAAGGTTATTCCTTTGCCATTTTACACAAATTTTTGTTTATGGACTGGGCCGGGAAAAACATCCGCGACCTGACAATGGTTTTGGCTGCACTTTGTATTTTAATTGTAAGCGTGTTGGGATTAATTATGTTTATAAAGAAATAGAAATATATTTTTACCGCAAAGTTCGCTAAGTTTTTTTTGTAAGTTGTGTTATGAAAACGCAAAGGACACAAAGCTTTGCGAACTTTGCGTTTTTATTTAAACCTAGCTAACAATTCTTTGTGTGCTTTGTGGTTAAAACTCAAACTTTAGGATTTTCTTCAAAATATCTCGCTTCAATTCGTTTAATATCTTTTATCGATTTTCGGGTCCAATCCAAACGCTTTTCCAGAATTTCATCTGCTGATAATTTCCAGTCGATGTCCGAGCGTCTCAGTCTATTGGTTAAATCCTGAATAATAATCGCAGCCGAAACTGAAATATTCAAACTCTCGGTAAAACCAACCATTGGAATTTTCAGGTAACCATCGGCATTTTGCATCACCTCTTCCGATAATCCTTCTTTTTCGGTTCCAAAAAATATGGCGCTGGGTTTTGAAATATCAAACTTTTCCAGTGTACAATCCTGTTCGTGTGGAGTTGTGGCGATAATTTGGTAGCCCTGCTCTTTCAAAGAAGCAATACAACCGGAAACCGAATCATGTCTGTTGATATCGACCCATTTTTGAGCTCCCATCGCAATTTGTTTGTCGATTCGTTTTCCAAAACGTTCTTCGATAACATTCAATTCCTGAATCCCAAAAACCTCGCAACTGCGCATTACCGCAGAGGTATTGTGCAACTGATAAACGTCTTCTACAGCAACCGTAAAATGCTTGGTTCGTTTTTCCAATACTTCTAAAAAACGCTCTTTACGATTATCCGTTAATATGGTTTCAAGGTAAGTGAGGTAATCAATATCAATCATTATGTTTCTTTATTTTGTCGGCAAAAATAGTAAAAAAGAAAAAAGCCACGAACACAACTATTTCTTTATGATTGAAAACTAAAGTTTATTTACAAACTCGTTCTGCTATTTATTAAACACAAATTAGCACTAATTAATTTGTGTTAATTTGTGTAATTTGCGGTTAATTTTTTATATTAAGAATTCATAATATCCCTCAAATAAACATGAAAAAAAAATTAGTTGTTTTAACCGGAGCGGGCATCAGTGCCGAAAGTGGCTTAAAAACTTTTAGAGACAGCAATGGTCTTTGGGAAGGACATGACATCATGGATGTAGCTTCGCCGGAGGGATGGCGAAAAAATCCCGAATTGGTCTTGGATTTTTATAACCAGAGAAGACGCCAACTCAAGGAAGTAAAACCTAATTTAGGTCATAAAGAATTATCCCAGCTTCAAATTCATTTTGACGTTCATATTATTACTCAAAATGTAGACGATTTACACGAACGCGCCGGAAGCAAAAAAGTGTTGCATTTGCATGGCGAACTTTTAAAAGTAAGAAGTACCAAAAATTCCAAATTCATTTTAGAGTGGGAAGGTGATTTAAAACTAGGCGACGTAGACAGTCAAAAATACCAATTACGCCCGCATATTGTGTGGTTTGGTGAGGCGGTTCCTGCTTTTGATGAAGCCATTGCCATAACTGAAACCGCCGATTATTTTGCCGTTATCGGGACTTCGTTACAGGTGTATCCTGCGGCAGGATTAATTGATTTTGTACCTGCAAATATCCCTGTTTTTTATATTGATCCTAAACCAGCCTATATTCCTAATCTTAAAAACCCGTTGGAGACAATTCCCTTGCAGGCCACAGAGGGAATCCCGTTCTTAAAAAATAGATTACTAGCCGAATTTCAATAAGGTAAAACAACTATACGTTACTAATACCAATTGAGTTTTTGCCACAAATTCACTAATTATTTTTTGAATTAGACATTTTAAATTTCACTAATTACAATTAAATTCATTGATTATTTGTGTCATAACAGAAGGAATTATTCGTGCATTCGTGGCTAAAAAAACAGTCTATAAAACCAATTTTCAATGACTTTTTAAAAACTCAATCTGTGATAATCTGTAAAAATCCGCTTCATCTGCGTTCCATTTTTATTATCATGAAAATCAATTCTAAAATAGCCCGAAATTCCTAAAATTCTGTCTATATTTGTGCCTTTCGAAAAAATAACAATACAATGACGACTTTAAACGAATTGAATGCTATTTCTCCAATTGATGGAAGATATAGAAATAAGACCCTTTCATTAGCCCCTTTTTTCTCTGAAGAAGCCTTAATCAAGTACCGTGTACTGGTAGAAATTGAATATTTTATTACTTTGTGCGAAGTTCCTTTGCCACAATTAAAAAACGTAAATCCTGCTATTTTCGACAGTTTACGTGCCATTTATAAAAATTTCTCTACTGCAGATGCGCTTTGGATAAAAGAAACTGAAAAAGTAACCAATCACGATGTTAAAGCCGTTGAATATTTTATCAAAGATGCCTTTGAGAAATTAGGTTTATCAGAACACAAAGAATTCATCCACTTTGGATTGACTTCTCAGGATATAAACAATACAGCTATTCCACTTTCTACAAAAGATGCTTTTGAGAAAGTATATATGCCATCATTAATTACTTTAATTTCAAAATTAAAAGAATTAAGTACAGAATGGGCAGACGTTCCAATGCTGGCACGTACTCACGGACAACCGGCTTCTCCTACCCGTTTAGGAAAAGAAATTGCGGTTTTTGTTGAGCGTATTGAAGAGCAAATGCGTTTGTTATTCAACATTCCGTTTGCGGCTAAATTTGGTGGAGCAACCGGAAACTACAATGCGCACCACGTAGCTTATCCACAAATTGACTGGAAACAATTTGGAACTAAATTCGTAGAAGAAAATCTTGGATTACACCATTCTTTCCCAACAACGCAAATTGAGCATTACGACCATTTTGCAGCATTTTTTGATGCGTTAAAAAGAATCAACACCATCATCATCGATTTAGACCGCGATATCTGGACTTATGTTTCGATGGAATATTTCAAACAAAAAATCAAAGCAGGAGAAATTGGTTCATCGGCTATGCCACATAAAGTAAACCCTATTGATTTTGAAAACTCAGAAGGAAACTTAGGAATTGCCAACGCTATTTTCGAACATTTATCAGCTAAATTGCCTATTTCAAGATTGCAACGTGATTTAACGGATAGTACCGTTTTAAGAAATATTGGTGTTCCAATGGGACACACTATCATTGCTTTTGAAGCTACTTTAAAAGGATTGAACAAATTGTTATTGAACGAAGCTAAATTCCACGAAGATTTAGAAAACAACTGGGCTGTAGTGGCTGAGGCTATCCAAACGATTTTACGTCGTGAGGGGTATCCAAATCCTTATGAAGCTTTGAAAGGTTTAACCAGAACCAACGAAGCGATTACTAAAAAATCAATTCATGAATTCATTGGCACATTAGAAGTTTCGGATGCTATTAAAGCCGAATTACTTCAAATTACGCCAAGCAACTTTTTAGGAATCTAATTATAAAAAACACATTTCTTTCAAAAAGCTATCTTAATCGATAGCTTTTTTTATAAATATGTGTTAATTACATAATAAAATTGCACAACAAAAGTCCTTTTACTATATTTAGCATAATTGCAATAATAAAGAATAATATATGAGTACAGTATCGGCAGTTGCTGAGGCATCACACCATTTAAAGCCTTTAATTAGCGATTTAGGTTTAATTCTTATGACTGCGGGAATTGCGGTTTTAATCTTTAAAAAATTAAAACAACCCTTAGTTTTAGGTTATCTGATTGCCGGATTTTTGGCAGGAAACCATTTTGATTTTTTCCCTTCAATAAAAGACATTAAGAGTGTTGAAATTTGGGCTGAAATTGGAATCATCTTTTTACTGTTTAGTCTGGGATTGGAATTTAGTTTTAAAAAGCTAATGAAAGTAGGTGGCACCTCCTCTATTACCGCCCTAACCCAAATTATAGCAATGGTGTGTATTGGTTTTTTAGTAGGACAATGGATGGGCTGGTCCACGATGAATAGTATATTTCTGGGAGCCACACTTTCTATTTCATCTACAACAATTATTCTTAAAACCTTTGACGAATTAGGCGTTAAATCACAAAAATTTGCGGGAAACGTTTTTGGTGCTTTGATTGTCGAAGACATTGTAGCCATTGTAATGCTGGTTTTGTTATCGACAGTTGCTGTAAGTGACCAAATTTCAGGAACTTCATTATTACAATCTATTTTTAAATTAGTTTTCTTCTTAATTATTTGGTTTTTAGGTGGAATTTTTATTATTCCTACTATACTAAAAAAAGCAAAACATCTTTTAACTGATGAAATGCTGCTTATTATTTCATTAGCATTGTGTTTGATGATGGTAGGTTTAGCCGCCAATGTAGGTTTTTCTCCTGCGCTGGGTGCTTTTATCATGGGTTCTATTATTGCCGAAACCACTCAGGCAGAACACATTGAACATTTAGTAAAACCGGTAAAAGATTTATTTGGTGCTGTATTTTTTGTATCAGTGGGAATGCTTATCGATCCCGATACTTTAATTACCTATGCAGTTCCGGTTAGTATTATCACTCTGGTAACTATTTTTGGAAAAGCACTAAGTTCTACATTTGGTGCCTTATTATCCGGTCAGCCCCTTCGACAATCTGTGCAAACAGGAATGAGTTTAGCGCAAATTGGTGAATTTTCATTTATCATTGCTTCTCTTGGAATAAGCTTAAAAGTAACTAGTGATTTTTTATATCCCATTGTTGTAGCGGTTTCGGCAGTAACTACTTTTACCACTCCTTTTTTAGTAAAAATGGCCGATCCTTTTGCGGGCTATTTAGAAAAAAAATTACCCCGAAAATGGATTAGAAGAATCGATAGATATAGTGCCAATGCTCAGGCCATTCGTTCCGTAAGCACCTGGCAAGTAGTTATTAGAGCTCATTTACTCCAGATTGTGCTTCATACCATCATTATTACTTCGGTTATTTTGCTGTCTTCAAAATATGTGTTGCCTTTAGTTGAAAACTCTAAATTTGGTAATGCCATTGCCGCATTAATTACTATTGTTATCATTTCTCCTTTTTTATGGGCACTTTCACTGCGTCGTGTAGCAGTAAAAGAAGTCGATCAGTTATTTGAAGAACGAAAATACCGCGGACCTATTTTG
Protein-coding sequences here:
- a CDS encoding TonB-dependent receptor gives rise to the protein MKNIFLAFLIISQFVLAQNKNKIDTTKVVELDNVFVTANRTATQRKETPVAISKLTAKTINETKAVAAYELVNKTPGALMVNLGNEQHMMAIRQPMTTNAYYLYLEDGLPIRPMGIFNHNALLEINQFNLESIEVVKGPVSSLYGPEAVGGTINLISQKPSFNPEFKFGIQADQWGYKRFQAAGGATIGKIGFHIAGISSLQENGWMTFSDYNKDNLNIRIDYNINPNTRLISNTMWGKYYSDMSGGVNENDFYNRDYKSTSDFTYRKSDALRTRLTLEHDWNENASSYLTAYHRDNKLGQNPSYGIRWSADPTKKDIYYPTQNNNPELAYGEINSNNFKSYGLVGQHTQKFDFLNTKLVAGALYDFSPVSYWAYRTDLKANLNPGGLTVNNYEVIAERPDVKISDYTADIYNAAGYAQLSFNPFEKFIISLGGRYDNMKVDYTNALDQSTGDKIYDRFTFKVGANYNPFDNAGFYGNYSQGFSPPNITSIFRAKPRTGGITGIPAEFYYNLKPATFENYEIGGWISLFENKLNFDYALYYMDGKNELLNVRLENNDTDYRSAGETRHKGIEFGVSYKPSQQINFRLGGTYAQHTFIDFQVSDKSTDALQNLNGKEMPNAPRWSGNSEISYYPNWLPNFRTALEWQLVSSYYQDQVNTVKYSGYDVFNFRAGYQWKGIEIYGNIINLTDKLYAYNVSRANLSTSQPAYLAAAPRTFLLGIQYNFSLKK
- a CDS encoding PepSY-associated TM helix domain-containing protein: MSKKNNKKKDSKIVKKIKQNMYQWHRTIGIITIIPVIFWTLSGLMHPFMAHFFKPEIANDKLAFETIAQEKLPLSIQEVLEKNKIQQFVNFRIVSFNNTTFYQVKNLIGDLLYFDTSNGKELKNGDEIYAEWLSRYFLDDQKSTVKKSEIITEFDNQYKYVNRYLPVYKVTLDRADTMEVYVETSSSKLATYNPTSRQFFIWFFDVFHNWSFIDAISNNSIRIITMIFLLSIIGFSAISGIVIYGFFWKQFKKTDSLESKKGIRKYHRQIGIWVSLFTLTFAFSGAYHATTKWDPYTLDQMVYEPTFKTKEIGLANNKLDLDWNRFQNASLISFNDSIYYRCQLEEKETGKFKKPKPDSNSKWNKKEGPKTEVVYINATTNKIVPNLDLQYAEFLAFYFTDGAPKAACCEMMSPEIPDESEVSLENVKLLESKVITNFENREYGFVNKRLPVIKLAYDTPGKTTYFIETATSRLAAIVKNSDMVEGYSFAILHKFLFMDWAGKNIRDLTMVLAALCILIVSVLGLIMFIKK
- a CDS encoding TrmH family RNA methyltransferase, with the protein product MIDIDYLTYLETILTDNRKERFLEVLEKRTKHFTVAVEDVYQLHNTSAVMRSCEVFGIQELNVIEERFGKRIDKQIAMGAQKWVDINRHDSVSGCIASLKEQGYQIIATTPHEQDCTLEKFDISKPSAIFFGTEKEGLSEEVMQNADGYLKIPMVGFTESLNISVSAAIIIQDLTNRLRRSDIDWKLSADEILEKRLDWTRKSIKDIKRIEARYFEENPKV
- a CDS encoding SIR2 family NAD-dependent protein deacylase translates to MKKKLVVLTGAGISAESGLKTFRDSNGLWEGHDIMDVASPEGWRKNPELVLDFYNQRRRQLKEVKPNLGHKELSQLQIHFDVHIITQNVDDLHERAGSKKVLHLHGELLKVRSTKNSKFILEWEGDLKLGDVDSQKYQLRPHIVWFGEAVPAFDEAIAITETADYFAVIGTSLQVYPAAGLIDFVPANIPVFYIDPKPAYIPNLKNPLETIPLQATEGIPFLKNRLLAEFQ
- the purB gene encoding adenylosuccinate lyase encodes the protein MTTLNELNAISPIDGRYRNKTLSLAPFFSEEALIKYRVLVEIEYFITLCEVPLPQLKNVNPAIFDSLRAIYKNFSTADALWIKETEKVTNHDVKAVEYFIKDAFEKLGLSEHKEFIHFGLTSQDINNTAIPLSTKDAFEKVYMPSLITLISKLKELSTEWADVPMLARTHGQPASPTRLGKEIAVFVERIEEQMRLLFNIPFAAKFGGATGNYNAHHVAYPQIDWKQFGTKFVEENLGLHHSFPTTQIEHYDHFAAFFDALKRINTIIIDLDRDIWTYVSMEYFKQKIKAGEIGSSAMPHKVNPIDFENSEGNLGIANAIFEHLSAKLPISRLQRDLTDSTVLRNIGVPMGHTIIAFEATLKGLNKLLLNEAKFHEDLENNWAVVAEAIQTILRREGYPNPYEALKGLTRTNEAITKKSIHEFIGTLEVSDAIKAELLQITPSNFLGI
- a CDS encoding cation:proton antiporter domain-containing protein; this encodes MSTVSAVAEASHHLKPLISDLGLILMTAGIAVLIFKKLKQPLVLGYLIAGFLAGNHFDFFPSIKDIKSVEIWAEIGIIFLLFSLGLEFSFKKLMKVGGTSSITALTQIIAMVCIGFLVGQWMGWSTMNSIFLGATLSISSTTIILKTFDELGVKSQKFAGNVFGALIVEDIVAIVMLVLLSTVAVSDQISGTSLLQSIFKLVFFLIIWFLGGIFIIPTILKKAKHLLTDEMLLIISLALCLMMVGLAANVGFSPALGAFIMGSIIAETTQAEHIEHLVKPVKDLFGAVFFVSVGMLIDPDTLITYAVPVSIITLVTIFGKALSSTFGALLSGQPLRQSVQTGMSLAQIGEFSFIIASLGISLKVTSDFLYPIVVAVSAVTTFTTPFLVKMADPFAGYLEKKLPRKWIRRIDRYSANAQAIRSVSTWQVVIRAHLLQIVLHTIIITSVILLSSKYVLPLVENSKFGNAIAALITIVIISPFLWALSLRRVAVKEVDQLFEERKYRGPILMLFFIRMGLAVFYIGFLLNIFFSPLIAIFALVMAIVIYLLFPKQLHEQYHKIENHFLTNLNDREQKKIDRRYANLNPWDGHMTTFEISKESNLAGKTLREIKMRELVGVNIAYIKRGEIIIQIPNKNERLFPGDEICVIGTDAQTKEFSKFLTQHEVEVANTITDEIILRQIELTNEEFIGLSVGQSKLRERTHGLLVGVERKGQRMLNPESNIVLEKNDLLWLVGDKKLMAEIFKE